A part of Longimicrobium sp. genomic DNA contains:
- a CDS encoding HD domain-containing protein: MTEERLSRQLAFIVEVDRLKGVLRQTSLIDGSRRENSAEHSWHLAMAALALAEHAPRGTDLLRAIRMVLVHDIVEIDAGDTFCYDDGAHLDKDERETRAAERIFGLLPPDQADEMRALWDEFEAGETPDARFAVALDRLQPLLVNFNSGGGSWKLHGITRAQILRRMAPIEEGAPGVWPWVVRTIEEACERGYIEGNGE, translated from the coding sequence GTGACGGAGGAGCGCCTCTCGCGCCAGCTCGCCTTCATCGTGGAGGTGGACCGCCTCAAGGGGGTCCTCCGCCAGACCTCGCTGATCGACGGCTCGCGGCGCGAGAACAGCGCGGAGCACTCGTGGCACCTGGCGATGGCCGCCCTGGCGCTGGCCGAGCACGCCCCCCGCGGCACCGACCTCCTCCGCGCGATCCGCATGGTGCTGGTGCACGACATCGTGGAGATCGACGCGGGCGACACCTTTTGCTACGACGACGGCGCCCACCTGGACAAGGACGAGCGCGAGACGCGCGCGGCCGAGCGCATCTTCGGCCTCCTGCCACCCGACCAGGCGGACGAGATGCGCGCCCTGTGGGACGAGTTCGAGGCGGGCGAGACCCCCGATGCCCGCTTCGCCGTCGCGCTGGACCGCCTGCAGCCGCTGCTGGTGAACTTCAACAGCGGCGGCGGCAGCTGGAAGCTGCACGGCATCACCCGCGCGCAGATCCTCCGCCGCATGGCCCCCATTGAGGAGGGCGCGCCCGGCGTGTGGCCGTGGGTGGTGCGGACCATCGAGGAGGCGTGCGAGCGGGGATACATCGAGGGGAATGGGGAATAG
- a CDS encoding acyl-CoA thioesterase, with protein sequence MPENVENTPAGKTPRESASTLSESMMPDQLNHHGNVFGGEILALVDKAGGVVARRHARLPVVTVMVDRVEFREPVYANDFVEAHGRLIRVGRTSMEVMVTVEAEQIETGKRRTTNRCFLTYVALDMLNGKPAPVPPLILETDEDRRLFAMAERRRARREAEAADEGTEP encoded by the coding sequence ATGCCTGAAAACGTAGAGAACACACCCGCGGGAAAGACGCCGCGCGAGTCGGCGTCCACGCTCTCGGAGAGCATGATGCCGGACCAGCTCAACCACCATGGGAACGTGTTCGGCGGGGAGATCCTGGCGCTGGTGGACAAGGCGGGGGGCGTGGTGGCGCGGCGGCACGCGCGGCTCCCCGTGGTGACGGTGATGGTGGACCGCGTGGAGTTCCGCGAGCCGGTGTACGCCAACGACTTCGTGGAGGCGCACGGCCGGCTCATCCGCGTGGGGCGCACCTCGATGGAGGTGATGGTGACGGTGGAGGCGGAGCAGATCGAGACGGGGAAGCGGCGCACCACCAACCGCTGCTTCCTCACCTACGTCGCGCTGGACATGCTCAACGGCAAGCCCGCCCCCGTCCCCCCGCTGATCCTGGAGACGGACGAGGACCGCCGACTCTTCGCCATGGCGGAGCGCCGCCGCGCCCGCCGCGAGGCCGAGGCCGCGGACGAGGGGACCGAGCCGTGA